A stretch of Pseudomonas taetrolens DNA encodes these proteins:
- a CDS encoding type 1 glutamine amidotransferase domain-containing protein, giving the protein MSKKILVVLTSVEKYPELPRATGLWLGEAVHFVAKVQAAGYAVDYVSPQGGYTPIDPHSLAAEMAAEIDWQWYHDKAFMNRLGATLKPAEINPDDYIAIYYAGGHGVIWDFPDNTELQALSRSIYERGGVVASVCHGAVGLLNIRLSDGELLIKGKNLTGFSNEEEQLVGLADCVPYLTETELVKCGARYEKADQPWAPYVVTDGRLITGQNPASGGAVAEALLSTLQ; this is encoded by the coding sequence ATGAGCAAGAAAATATTGGTGGTACTGACCAGCGTCGAAAAATACCCCGAACTGCCTCGGGCAACCGGCTTGTGGTTGGGCGAGGCTGTGCATTTTGTGGCCAAGGTCCAGGCTGCCGGTTATGCCGTCGATTATGTGAGTCCACAGGGGGGTTACACGCCGATTGATCCCCACAGCCTTGCCGCAGAAATGGCCGCCGAGATTGACTGGCAGTGGTATCACGACAAGGCCTTCATGAATCGGCTGGGGGCGACGCTTAAACCCGCTGAGATTAATCCGGATGACTACATCGCCATTTATTATGCCGGCGGTCATGGGGTGATCTGGGACTTCCCGGATAATACGGAGTTGCAAGCCTTGAGCCGGAGCATCTATGAGCGTGGCGGTGTAGTCGCTTCGGTGTGTCATGGCGCCGTTGGGCTTTTGAATATCAGGCTGTCGGATGGCGAGCTGCTGATTAAAGGAAAGAACCTCACCGGTTTCTCCAATGAAGAAGAACAGCTGGTCGGACTGGCAGACTGCGTGCCGTATCTGACGGAGACCGAGCTGGTGAAGTGCGGTGCCCGGTATGAGAAAGCCGATCAGCCCTGGGCGCCCTATGTCGTTACGGACGGGCGCCTCATCACGGGTCAAAACCCGGCGTCAGGCGGGGCGGTGGCTGAAGCGCTGTTAAGCACCCTTCAATAA
- the queC gene encoding 7-cyano-7-deazaguanine synthase QueC: MTEQTVVTEKRAVILLSGGLDSATVVAMARAEGYSCYTMSFDYGQRSRAELDAAAQVARDLGAVEHKVIGLNLNGIGGSALTDDSIDVPESPGEGIPVTYVPARNTVFLSLALGWAEVLQARDIFIGVNAVDYSGYPDCRPEFVEAFEVMANLATKAGVEGQGFRIKAPLQNMSKAQIVQAGVKLGVDYSLTVSCYQADAQGQACGKCDSCRLRAEGFAAAGITDPTRYF, encoded by the coding sequence ATGACTGAACAGACTGTTGTTACCGAAAAACGGGCAGTGATCCTGCTCTCTGGCGGGCTCGACTCCGCCACGGTTGTGGCCATGGCGCGTGCTGAAGGCTATAGCTGCTATACCATGAGCTTTGACTATGGTCAGCGCAGCCGTGCCGAACTCGACGCCGCAGCACAGGTTGCACGCGATCTGGGCGCGGTTGAGCATAAGGTCATTGGCCTGAATCTGAACGGTATCGGCGGCTCCGCGCTGACCGACGACTCCATTGATGTGCCGGAGTCTCCGGGGGAAGGTATCCCGGTGACCTACGTACCGGCGCGTAATACGGTGTTCCTGTCCCTGGCGTTGGGATGGGCAGAGGTCCTGCAAGCACGAGATATCTTCATCGGCGTCAATGCTGTGGATTACTCGGGGTACCCGGATTGCCGCCCTGAGTTTGTCGAGGCGTTTGAAGTCATGGCAAATCTGGCGACCAAGGCCGGGGTAGAAGGGCAGGGCTTCCGGATCAAGGCGCCATTGCAAAACATGAGCAAGGCTCAGATCGTGCAGGCGGGCGTGAAACTGGGGGTGGACTACTCACTGACGGTTTCTTGCTATCAGGCGGACGCTCAGGGGCAAGCTTGCGGTAAGTGTGATAGCTGCCGCCTGCGCGCGGAAGGCTTTGCCGCCGCCGGAATTACTGACCCAACCCGCTATTTTTGA
- the queE gene encoding 7-carboxy-7-deazaguanine synthase QueE, whose product MQDTLRITEVFYSLQGETRTAGLPTVFVRLTGCPLRCGYCDSAYAFSGGTIRTLDSILEQVADFRPRYVCVTGGEPLAQPNAIPLLKQLCDAGYEVSIETSGALDISAVDQRVSRVLDLKTPGSKESHRNLYENIALLTPNDQVKFVICSREDYDWAVSKLIEYGLERRAGEVLFSPSHHDLPARDLADWIVADNLPVRLQMQLHKYLWNDEPGR is encoded by the coding sequence ATGCAAGACACATTGAGAATTACCGAAGTTTTTTACTCGTTACAGGGTGAAACGCGAACGGCTGGCCTGCCCACCGTTTTTGTTCGTCTGACTGGCTGCCCTTTACGTTGCGGTTATTGCGACAGCGCTTACGCCTTCAGCGGTGGCACCATACGTACGCTCGACAGTATTCTGGAGCAGGTTGCCGATTTTCGTCCGCGCTACGTCTGCGTGACGGGCGGTGAGCCATTGGCCCAGCCCAATGCCATTCCTCTGCTCAAACAGCTGTGTGATGCAGGCTACGAAGTCTCGATCGAGACCAGTGGTGCGCTGGATATTTCGGCTGTCGATCAGCGCGTAAGCCGCGTGCTCGACCTCAAGACGCCGGGCTCCAAAGAGTCCCATCGCAACCTCTACGAAAATATCGCTTTGCTGACCCCCAATGACCAGGTCAAGTTTGTGATCTGCTCACGGGAAGACTACGACTGGGCGGTTTCCAAGCTGATTGAGTACGGTCTGGAGCGACGGGCCGGTGAAGTGCTGTTTTCGCCGAGCCACCATGACTTGCCAGCCCGTGATCTGGCTGACTGGATCGTGGCGGATAATCTGCCAGTACGCTTGCAAATGCAGCTGCATAAATACCTGTGGAACGACGAGCCGGGGCGCTGA
- the ybgF gene encoding tol-pal system protein YbgF gives MRTCRRAVTILTLSLMPLAAWAAVPVVEDNSGYNNSGGSSPSTGYGASGAYAGGGVSTPVSAQGELFNQLQQMQEQIARQQGVIEVLQNDVSRMKQESLERYQELDRRIGAGMAPAAAPDNSSAGGANAAGNTAAPASQAAASNEPADPAKEKLYYDAAFDLIKAKDFDRASQAFTAFLRKYPNSQYAGNAQYWLGEVNLAKGDLQAAGQAFAKVSQLYPKHGKVPDSLYKLADVERRLGHADKVKGILQQVVAQYPGTSAAQLAQRDLQRM, from the coding sequence ATGCGAACGTGCCGCCGTGCTGTAACTATTCTGACTCTCAGCCTCATGCCTCTAGCGGCATGGGCTGCGGTTCCTGTGGTCGAGGATAACTCTGGCTATAACAATAGCGGGGGGAGTTCTCCGTCAACGGGTTACGGTGCGAGCGGCGCCTATGCCGGGGGAGGGGTTTCGACCCCTGTCTCGGCACAGGGCGAACTGTTCAACCAGTTGCAACAAATGCAGGAGCAGATTGCACGCCAACAGGGTGTGATCGAAGTTCTGCAAAATGATGTCTCGCGCATGAAACAAGAAAGCCTGGAGCGATACCAGGAACTTGATCGGCGCATTGGTGCTGGCATGGCTCCTGCCGCCGCGCCTGATAATTCTTCTGCTGGTGGCGCTAATGCCGCCGGTAATACTGCAGCACCTGCTTCTCAGGCGGCTGCCAGTAATGAACCTGCTGATCCTGCGAAAGAAAAGCTCTATTACGATGCGGCTTTCGACTTGATCAAAGCCAAGGATTTCGACAGGGCGAGCCAGGCATTCACCGCCTTTTTGCGCAAATACCCGAATAGCCAATACGCGGGCAATGCCCAGTACTGGCTGGGTGAAGTCAATCTGGCCAAAGGTGATCTACAAGCCGCTGGCCAGGCATTTGCGAAGGTTAGTCAGCTATATCCCAAGCACGGAAAAGTGCCGGATTCACTCTACAAGCTTGCTGATGTAGAGCGTCGCCTGGGTCATGCCGACAAGGTGAAAGGCATTTTGCAACAGGTTGTGGCCCAGTATCCGGGTACTTCGGCTGCTCAGTTGGCCCAGCGTGATTTGCAGCGCATGTAA
- the pal gene encoding peptidoglycan-associated lipoprotein Pal, with the protein MEMLKFGKFAALALAMAVAVGCSSKGGDNAGEGAAVDPNAGYGANTGAVDGSLSEEAALRAITVFYFEYDSSDLKPEAMRALDVHAKDLKANGARVVLEGNTDARGTREYNMALGERRAKAVQRYLVLQGVSPAQLELVSYGKERPIATGNDEQSWAQNRRVELRK; encoded by the coding sequence ATGGAAATGCTGAAGTTTGGTAAATTCGCTGCGCTGGCACTGGCCATGGCTGTAGCTGTAGGTTGCTCGTCCAAAGGCGGCGACAATGCCGGTGAAGGCGCTGCTGTTGATCCAAACGCTGGTTACGGCGCAAACACTGGCGCTGTTGACGGTTCCCTGAGCGAAGAGGCTGCTCTGCGTGCCATCACAGTTTTCTACTTCGAATACGACAGTTCGGACCTGAAACCAGAAGCAATGCGCGCTCTGGACGTTCACGCTAAAGACCTGAAAGCAAACGGCGCTCGCGTTGTTCTGGAAGGTAACACTGACGCCCGTGGTACTCGTGAGTACAACATGGCACTGGGCGAGCGTCGTGCGAAAGCCGTTCAACGCTACCTGGTACTGCAAGGTGTTTCTCCAGCACAGCTGGAGCTGGTGTCCTACGGTAAAGAGCGTCCAATCGCTACTGGCAACGACGAACAGTCGTGGGCTCAAAACCGTCGCGTCGAACTGCGTAAGTAA
- the tolB gene encoding Tol-Pal system beta propeller repeat protein TolB, translated as MAVADEKNILVTSGSDRATPIAVVPFGWQGGTVLPDDMAEIIGNDLRNSGYYAPIPKQNMISLPTQASEVIFRDWKALGAQYVMVGNIVPAGGRLQVQYALFNVATEQPVLTGSVSGTTEQLRDMAHYISDQSFEKLTGIKGAFSTRLLYVTAERASATNTRYTLQRSDYDGARAVTLLQSREPILSPRFAPDGKRIAYVSFEQKRPRIFMQNIDTGRREQITNFEGLNGAPAWSPDGSKLAFVLSKDGNAEIYVMNLASRQLTRVTNSPAIDTEPFWGKDGSTIYFTSDRGGKPQIYKTTVGSGNAERVTFIGNYNASPKLSADEKTLVMIHRQDGFTNFRVAAQDLQRGSVKILTDTNLDESATVAPNGTMVIYATRQQGRGVLMLVSINGRVRLPLPTAQGEVREPSWSPYLN; from the coding sequence ATGGCTGTAGCAGATGAAAAGAACATTCTGGTCACCAGCGGTAGCGACCGGGCCACGCCAATTGCCGTCGTGCCATTCGGTTGGCAGGGTGGCACCGTGCTACCGGATGACATGGCTGAAATCATCGGCAATGACCTGCGCAACTCGGGTTACTACGCGCCGATTCCAAAGCAGAACATGATTAGCTTGCCGACCCAGGCCAGTGAAGTCATTTTCCGTGACTGGAAAGCCTTGGGTGCCCAATACGTCATGGTGGGTAACATCGTGCCGGCAGGCGGGCGTCTTCAGGTGCAATATGCCTTGTTCAACGTCGCAACCGAGCAGCCGGTATTGACTGGCAGCGTGTCGGGTACGACCGAGCAGCTGCGCGACATGGCGCACTACATCTCCGATCAGTCGTTTGAAAAGCTGACCGGTATTAAAGGTGCTTTCTCCACGCGCCTGCTTTACGTGACGGCTGAACGTGCCAGTGCGACAAACACGCGCTACACGCTGCAGCGTTCCGACTACGATGGTGCTCGTGCCGTCACTCTGTTGCAGTCACGTGAGCCGATCCTGTCGCCTCGTTTTGCACCCGATGGCAAGCGTATCGCTTATGTGTCGTTTGAGCAGAAGCGTCCACGTATCTTCATGCAGAACATCGACACGGGTCGTCGTGAGCAGATTACCAACTTTGAAGGCTTGAACGGCGCCCCGGCGTGGTCTCCGGACGGTTCGAAGCTGGCATTTGTCCTGTCCAAAGATGGCAATGCTGAAATTTACGTGATGAACCTGGCGTCGCGCCAATTGACTCGCGTGACGAATAGCCCGGCTATTGATACCGAACCGTTTTGGGGTAAAGATGGCTCGACTATCTATTTCACCTCCGACCGTGGCGGCAAACCACAGATTTACAAAACCACAGTTGGCAGCGGTAATGCAGAACGCGTAACGTTTATCGGGAACTACAACGCCAGTCCGAAGCTTTCGGCTGACGAAAAGACCCTGGTAATGATCCATCGTCAGGATGGTTTCACCAACTTCCGGGTTGCAGCGCAGGATTTGCAGCGTGGAAGCGTGAAAATCCTCACAGATACTAACCTTGATGAGTCAGCTACTGTTGCACCCAACGGCACCATGGTAATCTACGCCACCCGCCAGCAGGGCCGGGGAGTCTTGATGCTCGTGTCCATAAATGGACGCGTAAGGCTCCCTCTTCCTACCGCTCAAGGCGAAGTCAGAGAACCTTCCTGGTCCCCTTACCTGAACTGA
- the tolA gene encoding cell envelope integrity protein TolA — MREQREPSASENYFWPTVWAIGLHILIFGMLFVSFAMTPELPPSKPIVQATLYQLKSKSQATTQTNQKIAGEAKKSAARQTEVEQMEQKKVEQEAVKAAEQKKEESAEKAAEAKKADEAKASEAKKADEAKKADEAKKADAAKKSADAKKAEEKKLADIAKKKSEAEAKKAAEEEAKKKAAEDAKKKVVEDAKKKAAEDAKKKAVADAAKKKTADDAKKKAAADAAKKKAVEAARKSTEDKKAQALADLLSDTPQRQQALADEQGDEVAGSFDDLIRARAAEGWARPPSARKNMTVVLQIGMLPDGTVTSVTVAKSSGDGPFDSSAVAAVKNIGRLTEMQGMKPSDFNPYRSFKMTFTPEDLAL; from the coding sequence ATGCGCGAACAGCGGGAGCCGTCCGCCTCTGAGAATTACTTTTGGCCTACAGTCTGGGCGATAGGGCTGCACATCCTGATTTTTGGCATGCTGTTCGTCAGCTTTGCCATGACGCCGGAGCTGCCGCCCTCCAAGCCTATTGTTCAAGCGACGCTGTACCAGCTCAAGTCCAAAAGTCAGGCGACCACCCAAACCAATCAAAAGATTGCAGGGGAGGCGAAGAAGTCCGCCGCGCGCCAGACCGAAGTCGAACAGATGGAACAAAAAAAGGTTGAGCAGGAAGCTGTAAAGGCCGCTGAACAAAAGAAAGAAGAGTCTGCAGAAAAGGCGGCTGAGGCGAAGAAAGCCGACGAAGCCAAGGCCAGTGAAGCCAAGAAAGCTGATGAGGCCAAAAAAGCCGACGAAGCGAAAAAGGCGGATGCTGCCAAGAAGTCTGCTGACGCCAAAAAGGCTGAAGAGAAAAAGCTGGCTGACATAGCCAAGAAGAAGTCTGAGGCAGAAGCCAAGAAAGCCGCTGAAGAAGAGGCGAAGAAGAAGGCTGCCGAAGACGCCAAGAAAAAGGTTGTCGAAGATGCGAAGAAAAAAGCAGCTGAAGACGCCAAGAAAAAGGCCGTAGCAGACGCAGCGAAGAAAAAGACCGCTGATGATGCGAAGAAAAAAGCGGCTGCCGATGCTGCCAAGAAAAAGGCCGTGGAAGCAGCGCGCAAATCGACCGAAGATAAAAAGGCCCAGGCTCTGGCGGATTTGCTGTCTGATACGCCGCAACGCCAACAAGCCCTGGCAGATGAGCAGGGTGATGAGGTCGCAGGAAGCTTCGACGACTTGATTCGTGCCCGGGCAGCAGAAGGGTGGGCTCGTCCTCCTTCGGCGCGCAAGAATATGACAGTAGTGCTGCAAATCGGCATGTTGCCTGATGGCACGGTAACCTCAGTGACGGTTGCCAAGTCCAGCGGTGACGGCCCGTTCGATAGCTCGGCTGTGGCAGCGGTCAAGAACATTGGCCGTCTAACCGAAATGCAGGGCATGAAGCCCAGCGATTTCAATCCTTATCGATCATTCAAGATGACATTCACCCCTGAGGATCTAGCCTTGTGA
- the tolR gene encoding protein TolR, translating into MARARRKRKPVAEMNVVPYIDVMLVLLVIFMVTAPMLNQGVKVDLPKVSSEALPQDNNTQVLTISIKADKTYFWNLGSEVDTEKQMDRAMTLPQMTDAVTKIIRAGNEGGKQTQVFIRGDKTVDYGAVMGAMGGLQKAGVGNVGLITEAP; encoded by the coding sequence ATCGCCCGAGCTCGACGCAAGCGCAAGCCGGTTGCCGAGATGAACGTAGTGCCTTACATCGACGTGATGCTGGTACTGCTGGTCATCTTCATGGTGACCGCACCGATGCTCAATCAGGGTGTGAAGGTTGATTTGCCCAAGGTCTCCAGCGAGGCCTTGCCGCAAGACAACAACACTCAGGTTTTGACTATTTCGATCAAGGCTGACAAGACCTATTTCTGGAACCTTGGCAGTGAAGTCGACACCGAAAAGCAGATGGACAGGGCCATGACCCTGCCTCAGATGACTGACGCCGTGACTAAAATCATTCGCGCAGGCAACGAAGGTGGCAAGCAGACCCAGGTCTTTATTCGCGGTGACAAAACCGTGGATTACGGCGCTGTAATGGGTGCCATGGGCGGCCTGCAAAAAGCCGGGGTCGGTAACGTTGGCTTGATAACCGAGGCTCCCTGA
- the tolQ gene encoding protein TolQ, protein MEANVVDHSSMWSLVSNASIVVQLVMLILVAASVTSWVMIFQRSTMLRAGRRALESFEERFWSGIDLSKLYRQAGSNPDPDSGVEQIFRAGFKEFSRLRQQSGVDPEAVMEGVARAMRVAISREEEKLEQSLPFLATVGSVSPYIGLFGTVWGIMNSFRGLATAQQATLATVAPGIAEALIATAIGLFAAIPAVIAYNRFAARSETLISRYYTFADEFQAILHRKVHTSEE, encoded by the coding sequence GTGGAAGCTAACGTCGTCGACCATTCCTCCATGTGGAGCTTGGTCAGCAATGCCAGCATCGTTGTTCAGTTGGTAATGTTGATCCTGGTAGCTGCATCGGTTACCTCGTGGGTCATGATTTTTCAGCGCAGCACCATGCTGCGCGCCGGTCGACGTGCCCTTGAAAGCTTTGAAGAGCGCTTCTGGTCGGGCATCGATTTGTCGAAGCTGTACCGTCAGGCAGGCAGCAATCCTGATCCGGACTCAGGCGTTGAACAGATTTTTCGTGCGGGTTTCAAAGAGTTCTCCCGTCTGCGTCAGCAGTCGGGTGTAGACCCTGAAGCGGTCATGGAGGGTGTGGCGCGTGCCATGCGCGTGGCGATTTCCCGTGAAGAAGAGAAGCTTGAGCAAAGCTTGCCGTTCCTCGCCACGGTGGGCTCTGTCAGCCCGTATATCGGCCTGTTTGGTACTGTGTGGGGGATCATGAACTCCTTCCGCGGGTTGGCAACTGCCCAGCAAGCAACCCTTGCCACGGTGGCACCGGGTATTGCCGAAGCCCTGATCGCGACTGCGATCGGTCTTTTCGCTGCGATTCCGGCGGTGATCGCCTACAACCGTTTTGCTGCACGTAGCGAAACGCTGATCAGCCGTTACTACACCTTCGCCGACGAATTCCAGGCGATCCTGCACCGCAAAGTGCACACCAGCGAAGAATAA
- the ybgC gene encoding tol-pal system-associated acyl-CoA thioesterase, with the protein MRAQNRLEPFAHRCRVYYEDTDAGGVVYYVNYLKFMERARTERLRELGFSQSALVGENLLFVVHSSEARYHAPARLDDELLVSAQVTELNRASLRFKQQVWRAADTTLLCEGQFLVACVRADSFKPRAIPEALRTAFADVSGAGKHLEQEIKRGS; encoded by the coding sequence ATGCGCGCGCAAAACAGGCTTGAGCCGTTCGCACACCGCTGTCGCGTTTATTACGAAGACACCGATGCGGGTGGCGTCGTGTATTACGTAAATTATCTAAAGTTTATGGAACGGGCTCGAACCGAAAGGCTCCGGGAACTGGGTTTTTCCCAGTCCGCGCTGGTGGGCGAGAACCTGTTATTTGTCGTGCATTCCAGCGAGGCGCGTTACCACGCACCGGCGCGACTGGACGATGAACTGTTGGTAAGTGCGCAAGTGACAGAACTCAACCGTGCCAGCCTGCGCTTCAAACAGCAGGTCTGGCGGGCTGCAGATACAACACTGCTCTGCGAAGGGCAGTTTTTGGTGGCCTGTGTGCGCGCCGATAGTTTCAAACCCCGGGCCATTCCCGAAGCCTTGCGTACGGCCTTTGCCGACGTGAGCGGCGCGGGTAAACATTTAGAGCAGGAGATAAAGCGTGGAAGCTAA
- the ruvB gene encoding Holliday junction branch migration DNA helicase RuvB, whose translation MIEADRLITASSGRDREEVQDRAIRPLSLADYIGQPTVREQMELFIQAARGRSESLDHTLIFGPPGLGKTTLANIIAQEMGVSIKSTSGPVLERPGDLAALLTNLEPHDVLFIDEIHRLSPIVEEVLYPAMEDFQLDIMIGEGPAARSIKLDLPPFTLVGATTRAGMLTNPLRDRFGIVQRLEFYSTDDLATIVSRSATIFGLPLDPEGAYEIARRARGTPRIANRLLRRVRDFAEVRAKGHITKSVADLALNLLDVDEHGFDHQDRRLLLTMIEKFDGGPVGIDSLAAAISEERHTIEDVLEPYLIQQGYIMRTPRGRVVTRHAYLHFGLNIPSRMGEMPTADEFLNALGD comes from the coding sequence GTGATTGAAGCCGATCGTTTGATAACCGCCTCCAGCGGGCGAGACCGGGAAGAGGTTCAGGATCGGGCAATCCGCCCTTTGAGCCTGGCTGACTACATTGGTCAGCCAACGGTTCGCGAGCAGATGGAGCTGTTTATCCAGGCCGCTCGCGGGCGTTCCGAGTCGTTGGATCACACGCTGATTTTCGGCCCTCCGGGGCTGGGTAAAACCACGCTCGCCAATATCATTGCCCAGGAAATGGGAGTGTCGATCAAAAGCACCTCGGGTCCTGTATTGGAGCGCCCGGGTGATCTGGCGGCATTGCTGACCAATCTTGAGCCTCACGATGTCCTGTTTATCGATGAAATCCATCGGTTATCACCCATCGTCGAGGAAGTTCTTTACCCGGCGATGGAGGACTTTCAGCTCGACATCATGATTGGTGAGGGGCCGGCTGCCCGTTCGATCAAGCTCGATTTGCCGCCGTTTACGCTGGTGGGGGCGACGACGCGTGCGGGTATGCTGACCAACCCGTTGCGCGACCGTTTTGGCATTGTTCAGCGGCTTGAGTTTTACAGCACGGATGACCTGGCGACGATCGTCTCGCGTTCGGCCACTATTTTCGGCTTGCCGCTGGATCCCGAGGGCGCCTACGAGATTGCCCGGCGCGCGCGCGGAACGCCGCGAATTGCCAATCGCCTCTTGCGGCGTGTCCGGGATTTCGCTGAAGTACGCGCCAAGGGGCATATCACCAAGTCGGTGGCTGACCTGGCGCTGAACCTGCTGGACGTTGATGAACATGGTTTTGATCATCAGGATCGGCGCTTGCTGTTGACCATGATTGAAAAATTCGATGGCGGGCCCGTCGGTATCGACAGCCTCGCAGCGGCGATCAGTGAAGAGCGCCATACGATTGAAGATGTACTGGAGCCTTATCTGATTCAACAGGGCTACATTATGCGTACGCCTCGTGGTCGTGTTGTGACCCGTCACGCGTATTTGCACTTCGGCTTGAACATTCCGTCCCGTATGGGCGAGATGCCGACAGCGGATGAGTTTTTGAACGCTTTGGGTGATTAA
- the ruvA gene encoding Holliday junction branch migration protein RuvA, whose product MIGRLRGTLAEKQPPHLILDVNGLGYELEVPMTTLYRLPSLGEPLTLHTHLVVREDAQLLYGFIGKRERDFFRELIRLNGVGPKLALALMSSLEVDELVRCVQAQDTSALTKVPGVGKKTAERLLVELKDRFKAWEQVPSMFALVPNQPDAPAPVASAESDAVSALISLGYKPQEASKAVSAIKDKTLSSEDMIRRALKGMI is encoded by the coding sequence GTGATTGGACGCTTGCGCGGGACTCTGGCTGAAAAGCAGCCGCCGCACCTGATTCTTGATGTAAACGGCCTGGGGTATGAGCTGGAAGTACCAATGACCACGCTTTATAGGCTGCCTTCACTGGGAGAGCCCCTAACCTTGCATACGCACCTGGTGGTTCGCGAAGACGCTCAATTGCTCTATGGTTTCATTGGCAAGCGTGAGCGTGATTTTTTTCGTGAGCTGATTCGACTTAACGGTGTCGGCCCCAAACTGGCCCTGGCATTGATGTCCAGTCTGGAAGTTGATGAACTGGTCCGGTGCGTGCAGGCTCAGGACACGTCGGCGCTGACCAAGGTGCCGGGTGTCGGCAAGAAGACAGCTGAGCGGTTATTGGTTGAACTCAAGGATCGTTTCAAGGCATGGGAACAAGTGCCAAGCATGTTTGCGCTGGTCCCCAACCAGCCCGACGCACCGGCACCCGTGGCCAGTGCCGAAAGCGATGCGGTCAGCGCCTTGATTTCCCTTGGCTACAAGCCACAGGAGGCGAGCAAGGCCGTCTCGGCGATCAAGGACAAGACATTGAGCAGTGAAGACATGATTCGCCGTGCCCTTAAGGGAATGATTTAA
- the ruvC gene encoding crossover junction endodeoxyribonuclease RuvC, with protein MTLILGIDPGSRITGYGVVRDTGRGCVYVASGCIRTGSGELHERLQIVYRGVREVIQTYGPVTMGIEKVFMARNADSALKLGQARGAAIVAGAEESLEIAEYSATQVKQAVAGTGGANKEQVMMMVMHLLKLTTKPQIDASDALAIALCHAHTRSSLLPHGLGAARSRGGRLRL; from the coding sequence ATGACTCTTATTCTTGGTATCGATCCTGGTTCGCGAATCACTGGCTACGGCGTGGTGCGGGACACCGGGCGTGGCTGTGTGTATGTGGCTTCGGGTTGTATTCGTACAGGCAGCGGCGAGCTGCACGAGCGGTTGCAGATCGTCTATCGCGGAGTACGCGAGGTCATCCAGACCTACGGGCCGGTTACGATGGGCATCGAAAAAGTGTTTATGGCCCGCAATGCCGACTCGGCGTTGAAACTGGGGCAGGCGCGGGGTGCTGCCATTGTGGCGGGTGCCGAAGAGAGCCTCGAGATTGCCGAATACTCGGCCACTCAGGTCAAGCAGGCAGTGGCGGGGACGGGGGGCGCCAACAAAGAGCAGGTGATGATGATGGTCATGCACTTGCTCAAGCTCACCACCAAGCCGCAAATCGATGCCTCGGATGCCCTGGCGATTGCTCTATGTCATGCGCACACCCGCTCCAGTCTGTTGCCCCATGGTTTGGGTGCTGCGCGCAGCCGGGGTGGGCGCCTGAGGTTGTGA
- a CDS encoding YebC/PmpR family DNA-binding transcriptional regulator, which produces MAGHSKWANIKHRKERQDAKKGKIFTKWIRELTVAARQGGADPGSNPRLRLALDKALGANMSRDIIDRAVARGAGAADTDDMVELSYEGYGPGGVAVMVECMTDNRNRTAAAVRHAFSKCGGNLGTDGSVAYLFERKGQISYAAGVDEDALMEAAMEADADDVVTNEDGSIDVFTSFSGFYAVRNALEAAGFTPADAEIVMLPTTSAELDLEGAEKVLKLIDMLEDLDDVQNVYSNAEIPDAVLEQLA; this is translated from the coding sequence ATGGCAGGTCATTCTAAGTGGGCGAATATCAAGCACCGCAAAGAGCGTCAGGATGCCAAAAAAGGCAAGATTTTCACCAAGTGGATTCGCGAACTGACCGTTGCGGCCCGTCAGGGCGGTGCTGATCCAGGTTCCAATCCGCGTTTGCGTCTGGCCCTGGACAAGGCCTTGGGCGCGAACATGAGTCGCGACATCATTGACCGTGCAGTTGCTCGAGGTGCTGGCGCAGCTGACACTGACGACATGGTCGAGCTGAGCTACGAGGGGTATGGCCCGGGTGGTGTAGCGGTAATGGTTGAGTGCATGACTGACAACCGTAATCGTACAGCCGCCGCGGTGCGTCACGCATTCAGCAAGTGTGGTGGCAATCTGGGCACGGACGGCTCTGTAGCGTATCTGTTCGAGCGCAAGGGGCAGATATCCTATGCGGCAGGTGTTGATGAAGACGCTTTGATGGAAGCGGCGATGGAGGCGGATGCCGATGATGTCGTGACCAATGAAGATGGCTCCATTGATGTATTCACGTCGTTCTCGGGTTTCTATGCCGTGCGCAATGCCCTTGAGGCGGCTGGCTTTACGCCTGCTGACGCCGAAATCGTGATGTTGCCGACCACCAGCGCCGAGCTGGATCTGGAGGGCGCGGAAAAGGTACTCAAGCTGATCGACATGCTTGAAGACCTGGACGACGTGCAAAACGTGTACTCCAATGCTGAAATTCCTGATGCAGTCCTAGAACAGCTAGCCTGA